A single window of Stegostoma tigrinum isolate sSteTig4 unplaced genomic scaffold, sSteTig4.hap1 scaffold_70, whole genome shotgun sequence DNA harbors:
- the LOC132209197 gene encoding ral guanine nucleotide dissociation stimulator-like 1, producing the protein MASGDELPSHLTVDTSNVQILNSETSKRLVENFVIALMNKERFYIRTFFSTYKAYTTAESVLYILLDKYGSFDTSEAEEIPVIDSVSTNSGNNANIPSCEELENPIPVETVAEIRK; encoded by the exons gcatcaggagatgagcttccatcacatctcactgtcgatacctccaacgttcaaattcttaactctgagacctcaaaaagactcgtcgaaaattttgtaatcgctctcatgaacaaggagcgtttctacatccgcacattcttttcgacatacaaagcatataccactgctgaaagtgtgttgtacatcctcctggacaa atatggaagctttgacacctcagaggcagaagagattccagtaatcgattcagtgagcacaaa cagcggaaacaatgctaacattccgagctgtgaggagcttgaaaatccaattcctgtagagacagttgctgagatcagaaagtaa